From a single Armatimonadota bacterium genomic region:
- a CDS encoding MarR family transcriptional regulator, giving the protein MLDIIPQVMRLIRSEIRKRKPAELSVPQFRVLAYLRHHEDASLSDLAEHTGLTLPTMSRMVDGLVARKYVARENSSSDRRRIALRLTHNGKAAFDSAARGAQKRIAELLSKLLPEEQTTIIQAMEMLRLIVDEGKKKSV; this is encoded by the coding sequence GTGCTAGACATAATTCCCCAAGTTATGCGCCTGATACGCTCTGAAATTCGCAAGCGCAAGCCTGCGGAATTGTCAGTGCCCCAATTCCGCGTACTTGCCTATCTGCGGCATCATGAAGACGCCTCACTATCCGATTTAGCTGAGCACACTGGCCTTACATTGCCAACCATGTCTAGGATGGTAGATGGACTTGTCGCGCGAAAATATGTAGCGCGAGAAAACTCATCCAGTGATCGCCGGCGCATCGCGTTGAGGCTTACACATAATGGTAAGGCCGCGTTCGACTCCGCCGCACGCGGAGCACAAAAGCGAATAGCCGAACTGCTGAGTAAACTCTTGCCTGAGGAGCAGACCACCATCATCCAAGCTATGGAGATGCTGCGACTCATTGTAGACGA
- a CDS encoding Rne/Rng family ribonuclease, translated as MAKEIIVNVDSRETRVALIDGGKLVELHIEREEQVSGSIYKAKVANVLPGMDAAFVDIGLERNAFLYAGDVLPEAGEEFPMAKKEAEKWVSIKDLLKVGQEVLVQVVKGPCGTKGARVSTRISLPGRYLVLMPEADNIGISRKIDDTAERERLKKIAEKIRPMGFGIIVRTEAEGRGERELQNDLEFLLRMWGQIQEKAKVTPAPGLIHQDLSLIYKTIRDVFSSDVQRMFIDSPVEYEKCLEWIQLISPRLKSRLQLYDEPEPIFEHFSIENEIERLLKRKVWLKSGGHITIDETEALTTIDVNTGKFIGSTSLSDTILKTNLEAAAEIARQIRLRDIGGIIIIDFIDMASVRDRNHVVQSLEKALKKDRTRTKISHISPLGLVEMTRKRTGETISELVNEPCPYCQGRGEILSPESVSIQVERELRDRAVHEDEEAFLVTVHPEVAAYLIGARGETIQSIEQRIGRPVYVRANENLHIEKYEIVASDVHEIESQVLHFKRSEILECEVVRNPFISLPRSAAWADGYMLDLVNGGKYIGQRVKARLTSIGRSYGEGEVVGTVKTAHSSDLEKSQS; from the coding sequence GTGGCTAAGGAGATTATTGTTAACGTGGACTCACGCGAAACGCGAGTAGCACTCATTGATGGTGGCAAACTCGTCGAGCTCCACATCGAACGCGAAGAACAAGTTTCTGGAAGCATATACAAAGCTAAGGTAGCAAATGTCCTCCCTGGCATGGACGCAGCGTTCGTTGATATAGGCCTTGAGCGCAACGCATTTCTCTATGCGGGCGACGTCCTTCCTGAAGCCGGAGAAGAATTCCCAATGGCAAAGAAAGAGGCCGAGAAATGGGTAAGCATAAAAGATCTTCTCAAAGTTGGCCAGGAGGTCCTAGTCCAGGTGGTCAAAGGCCCTTGCGGCACGAAAGGAGCAAGAGTCTCAACGCGCATATCCCTGCCCGGTCGCTATCTAGTTTTGATGCCCGAGGCAGACAATATCGGCATTTCTCGAAAGATAGACGATACCGCCGAACGAGAAAGATTGAAGAAAATTGCCGAAAAAATCAGGCCTATGGGCTTTGGCATAATCGTGCGGACCGAAGCTGAGGGCAGAGGTGAGAGGGAACTGCAAAACGATTTGGAATTCCTCCTTCGAATGTGGGGACAAATCCAAGAAAAAGCAAAAGTTACGCCCGCCCCCGGCTTGATTCACCAGGATTTGAGCTTGATTTACAAAACAATTAGAGACGTCTTCAGCTCCGATGTCCAAAGGATGTTCATAGACTCCCCTGTGGAATATGAAAAATGCCTCGAATGGATTCAGCTAATCTCGCCCAGATTAAAGTCAAGGCTCCAACTTTATGACGAACCGGAACCAATATTCGAGCACTTCAGCATCGAGAACGAAATCGAACGCCTTTTAAAGCGCAAAGTTTGGCTAAAATCTGGCGGGCACATAACAATTGACGAAACTGAAGCGCTTACAACAATCGACGTCAACACTGGAAAGTTTATCGGTAGCACTAGCTTGTCAGATACGATTCTGAAGACGAATCTCGAAGCCGCCGCAGAGATTGCAAGGCAGATAAGACTGCGCGATATCGGCGGCATCATCATCATTGACTTTATCGACATGGCGAGCGTGCGCGACCGGAACCACGTGGTTCAAAGTTTAGAAAAAGCGCTAAAAAAAGACAGAACACGCACGAAGATTTCTCACATAAGCCCGCTGGGACTTGTGGAAATGACACGAAAGCGCACAGGAGAAACAATCTCTGAACTTGTAAACGAACCATGTCCTTACTGCCAGGGCCGAGGAGAAATTCTATCGCCTGAATCCGTAAGCATTCAAGTTGAACGCGAGCTCAGAGATCGTGCTGTCCACGAAGATGAGGAGGCCTTCTTAGTAACGGTTCACCCTGAGGTGGCAGCTTATCTCATAGGAGCGCGCGGCGAAACAATCCAATCCATTGAACAGCGTATTGGCCGTCCGGTTTACGTCCGAGCAAATGAAAACCTTCACATCGAGAAATACGAGATTGTCGCCAGCGACGTCCACGAGATAGAAAGCCAAGTGCTCCACTTCAAGCGCTCGGAAATTTTAGAGTGTGAGGTAGTAAGAAATCCATTTATCAGCCTCCCAAGATCAGCAGCGTGGGCAGACGGATACATGCTCGACCTAGTAAATGGCGGAAAATACATTGGCCAGAGAGTAAAAGCACGCCTTACATCCATTGGCAGGTCATACGGAGAAGGAGAAGTCGTAGGCACGGTCAAGACCGCGCATAGCAGCGACTTGGAGAAATCCCAATCCTAG